One segment of Tamlana crocina DNA contains the following:
- a CDS encoding patatin-like phospholipase family protein encodes MRALVISGGGSKGAYAGGVAQYLIQEEGRDYDMFLGTSTGSLLVPHLAAGKIDKIHQVFTNVNQSNIFSVNPFVVRKRGTREFVSIDFLNSLWQFIKMKRTFGESKALRKYIRKHFTYEEFNLIRETKEDVVVTVSNLSKNGVEYKSIKDFDYEEFCDWIWISCNYIPFMSLVKKNGFEYADGGLGCVVPIREAILRGATEVDAVILESENMEYNKVLGKNPYSLMINLFGHLLDQVERSDIIIGKLAAKNNNVDLNLYYTPSKLTENSLIFNKKLMTEWWQQGYFNAKKKCQEARSNELRMG; translated from the coding sequence ATGAGAGCATTAGTAATTTCCGGAGGTGGTAGTAAAGGCGCTTATGCCGGGGGCGTTGCCCAGTATTTGATACAGGAAGAAGGTAGGGATTACGATATGTTTTTGGGCACTTCAACGGGGAGTTTGCTCGTTCCGCATTTGGCGGCCGGAAAAATTGATAAAATCCATCAGGTTTTTACCAATGTAAACCAAAGCAATATTTTTAGTGTCAACCCTTTTGTTGTTAGAAAACGCGGTACCAGGGAATTCGTATCCATCGATTTTTTAAACTCACTGTGGCAGTTTATAAAAATGAAACGTACGTTCGGGGAAAGTAAGGCTTTACGAAAATATATCAGGAAGCATTTTACTTATGAAGAATTTAATCTAATTAGGGAAACCAAGGAAGATGTGGTGGTTACCGTTTCCAATCTTTCTAAAAATGGCGTGGAGTATAAATCGATAAAGGATTTTGATTACGAAGAGTTTTGCGATTGGATATGGATCTCGTGCAATTACATTCCGTTCATGTCCTTGGTGAAAAAAAATGGTTTTGAATATGCCGACGGCGGCCTGGGCTGCGTGGTGCCCATACGGGAGGCCATTTTGCGCGGGGCCACAGAGGTTGATGCTGTTATTTTAGAATCGGAAAATATGGAATACAATAAAGTGTTGGGTAAAAATCCGTATTCACTAATGATTAATTTATTTGGCCACTTATTGGATCAGGTGGAACGTAGTGATATCATTATCGGTAAACTGGCTGCAAAAAATAATAATGTGGACTTAAACCTGTATTATACACCATCAAAACTTACCGAAAACTCTTTGATTTTCAATAAAAAATTAATGACCGAGTGGTGGCAGCAAGGCTATTTTAACGCTAAGAAAAAGTGCCAAGAGGCACGCTCCAACGAATTACGAATGGGCTGA
- a CDS encoding PKD domain-containing protein, protein MKKTTFLSVITFSILTFSIFAWNNFEAKIEVQPFSSISDVNFMPPAATISGTAQVCRNDAQPQITFTGSGGNSPYTFTYTINGGGNLTVSTSATGNSVSVDVSTANVGTFTYELVSVEDTSETTSASGSATITVSEPTVDFSFDNSGACSGTPVNFTPNVSGNAPFTYNWTFFDDGSTSTATNPTHTFTSLGCGSQNINVTLTVTDANGCTNSITKAVTVQQKPLMEFTDLDQPFDMFNNCGNNTTDPTYTINVDIDNVSAACINSYDVDWGDGSPVETNVTFPATHTYTQLGSFNMDITGHGTNCDNTVTYLIKNSSNPTGAIVNPGNTVNLCTPVNPIEFAIGNWGTNPPDTEYFVDYGDGTTINYTQAQLEASTYYNAADPINSQDFPIAHTYTETSCPSSYTVYLNITTSCGQTNFTAGPIIILRKPEVDFEDPPTSCVNTAVQFNNTSLDGYSNNCSVNDGYFWDFGDGTTSNDRNPTHTYTAPGTYTVSLYAQNSCGITDTVTKTICIESPLAAAFTIDNNNGCSPLTLQTTNTIDLSNSCGNEQYLWEVNYTSGFCGTVPAQWEFTNGTDENSAEPAFNFTTAGTYTITQTVTNSCGSDSTSETIEVKQPPTVQLSTIPDGCGTATISPSATVDLCAPSSETPTYIWTFTGGSPASSNTLDPGTITYATPGTYQISFSVTTSCGTTTETESFTVNPVPTITNTDLTQTICSGTDTAEINLTADLAGTTFSWTASAPTGVTGFIAPGNTDTIPIQTIFNANTTSEEVTFTVTPSLNGCDGPSINFVITVDPAPEFTSHPQSETICVNGALAPLSVSVNGPGTPTYQWYSNTVDSNTGGTAISGETNSTYTPPNNPSGITYYYCIVSFSAGAGCNEIVSDAAQIEIVEGIQIDSNPTPTQSLCLGGDLPNPLTVSHLGGTGTISYQWFSNSTNSNTGGTAITGATNIDYTPPTFTTSGTYYYYLEISLNGSGCSGITSNVAEIIVVDDPVITTQPLATQTLCQGITPQTLEAIVSGGLGSNYNYQWYSNTTNSNTGGSVISGETNSSFIPPTDTVGSFYYYVEITQSGAGCSVVSNVAEVNVNAAPNITSQPVSEVYCFGETINPLSISYANGVGTPAIQWYENTVDDNTTGTPISGETSTSFTPPSATIGTVYYYAVVTFSSGGCTEITSNTAEITINQTPNITPKSATICSGNAFNISPDNSNGDITPTGTTYTWTAPVISPAGTITGASAESNPQSNIGQTLTNTTTTPSTVTYTVTPTSGNCVGNTFDVTITVNPSISITSTQTNSDCYLANSGALEIEITGGVPFSTGNPYQITWSGPNGFSSTDEDIFNLAPGNYTVDILDDGGCPFTETFTITEPDELIFSNIDFDPETISCFGADDGSIGIDISGGTPPYNYNWTRNGSAFSNSEDLTNLAPGTYEVTVIDANNCAPITQSFSVIEPSELNVSLVNQVNIICFGEATGEINISVAGGRTIETSPGNFDYSYSWTGPNGFTSSLQNVTALFAGTYNVTVTDRSGCTDTLEVVLIQSDEIIIDYSTTEIECYGDNNASITINNISGGNPPYQVAWSNLGSGMSQTNLSAGTYTITVTDDTNCEKEAIIVIDEAPIFRISPMVENVSCFGENDGRIILNLEGGIEPVNLTWNDDPTAGVERNNIGPGTYTVTITDGTPCEITETFTITEPAELTLSANTTDALDCDEANSGSINLIVTGGSLPFTYSWSNGATSEDLNNIPPGNYAVTITDANNCQISGNWNINRFEPIALEVGTETDFNCDTREVSQSFIAQVSGGVPPYSIQWSSGTVSGTNGERMSTSTNGLVSIDVTDSLGCMAHFSYNVDIPELGDADFNITSSAYSSFGFYSIEDPIAFTNLGDGDYISVTWDFGDGGFSSEENPSHTYINKGSYEVTQTVTYPFGCVYTKHSTLVIEKGYSLIMPNAFTPNNDNMNAFFAPESIALSNMEFNVYDTWGSLIYSEKGDSIKGWDGKVNDNEAENGNYYFTFSGQTFYGKTITQKGAFVSIK, encoded by the coding sequence ATGAAGAAGACTACTTTTCTTTCAGTCATAACATTTTCAATTTTAACCTTTTCCATTTTCGCTTGGAACAACTTTGAAGCCAAAATTGAAGTACAACCATTCAGCAGCATTAGTGACGTCAATTTTATGCCTCCCGCGGCAACTATTTCGGGCACCGCACAGGTTTGCAGGAACGACGCACAACCCCAAATTACCTTTACGGGCTCTGGAGGAAATTCGCCTTACACGTTTACCTACACCATTAACGGCGGCGGAAATTTAACGGTAAGCACCTCGGCCACCGGAAACAGTGTTTCTGTTGATGTGAGCACGGCCAACGTAGGCACTTTCACTTATGAGTTAGTTTCTGTTGAAGACACTTCGGAAACCACAAGCGCCAGTGGTTCGGCTACCATTACCGTTAGTGAACCTACGGTAGATTTTAGTTTTGACAACAGCGGTGCATGCTCGGGCACACCAGTTAATTTTACACCAAACGTGAGCGGCAATGCTCCTTTTACCTATAATTGGACTTTTTTTGATGACGGCAGTACCAGTACGGCTACCAACCCCACTCATACCTTTACATCATTGGGCTGTGGCTCGCAAAATATTAATGTTACGCTTACCGTTACCGATGCCAACGGGTGCACCAATTCTATAACAAAAGCCGTTACCGTTCAGCAAAAACCACTAATGGAATTTACCGATTTGGACCAGCCCTTCGATATGTTCAATAACTGCGGAAACAACACGACCGACCCCACTTACACCATTAACGTAGATATTGACAACGTTTCGGCAGCATGTATCAATTCTTATGATGTGGATTGGGGCGATGGTAGCCCTGTTGAAACCAATGTAACGTTTCCCGCCACACACACCTATACCCAATTAGGCTCGTTCAATATGGATATTACCGGACACGGCACCAACTGCGACAACACCGTAACCTATTTGATAAAAAATTCCAGTAACCCCACGGGAGCCATCGTCAACCCCGGAAATACGGTAAATTTATGCACACCCGTAAACCCCATTGAATTTGCCATCGGCAATTGGGGAACCAACCCGCCTGATACCGAATATTTTGTGGATTACGGCGACGGCACCACCATAAACTATACCCAAGCCCAATTGGAAGCCTCTACCTATTACAACGCTGCCGACCCAATAAATTCCCAAGATTTCCCAATTGCACACACTTATACTGAAACCAGTTGCCCGAGTAGCTATACGGTTTACCTAAACATAACAACCTCCTGCGGACAAACCAATTTTACAGCTGGCCCTATCATCATTTTAAGAAAGCCCGAAGTAGATTTTGAAGATCCGCCCACAAGCTGTGTCAATACGGCTGTGCAGTTCAACAATACCTCTTTGGACGGTTACAGCAATAATTGTAGCGTTAACGATGGCTACTTTTGGGATTTTGGCGACGGCACCACTTCAAACGACAGAAACCCCACGCACACTTACACCGCACCGGGCACTTACACGGTCTCATTATACGCCCAAAATTCTTGCGGCATTACCGATACTGTTACCAAAACCATTTGCATTGAAAGCCCACTAGCTGCTGCCTTCACAATAGACAATAACAACGGATGTTCTCCCTTAACCTTACAAACCACCAACACCATCGATTTAAGCAATAGTTGCGGAAACGAGCAATATTTATGGGAAGTGAATTACACTTCCGGGTTTTGTGGAACAGTGCCCGCCCAATGGGAATTTACCAACGGAACGGATGAAAATTCAGCAGAACCTGCATTCAACTTTACAACGGCCGGAACTTATACCATCACCCAAACGGTTACCAATTCCTGCGGAAGCGATAGTACTTCTGAAACAATCGAAGTGAAACAACCGCCCACTGTACAATTATCCACCATTCCTGATGGCTGCGGAACGGCCACCATTTCACCTTCGGCCACGGTTGATTTATGTGCGCCAAGTTCCGAAACACCAACATATATCTGGACTTTTACCGGAGGAAGCCCAGCGTCATCCAATACGCTGGATCCAGGCACTATAACCTATGCTACGCCCGGAACCTATCAAATTTCATTTAGCGTGACGACCAGTTGTGGCACCACTACTGAAACCGAATCGTTTACTGTAAACCCTGTGCCAACCATTACGAATACCGATTTGACCCAAACCATTTGTTCGGGCACCGATACTGCTGAAATTAATTTAACTGCCGACCTTGCCGGAACTACTTTTTCATGGACGGCATCGGCACCAACAGGCGTTACCGGATTTATCGCCCCAGGAAATACAGACACCATTCCCATCCAGACTATTTTTAATGCCAATACCACTTCCGAAGAGGTCACCTTTACCGTTACCCCTTCGTTGAATGGCTGCGACGGGCCTTCGATAAATTTTGTGATCACGGTTGATCCCGCTCCAGAATTCACCAGTCACCCACAATCTGAAACCATTTGCGTCAATGGCGCTTTAGCCCCGCTTTCTGTTTCCGTTAATGGGCCAGGTACGCCAACGTACCAATGGTACAGCAATACTGTAGATTCGAATACGGGAGGCACGGCAATTTCTGGTGAAACCAATTCAACCTACACACCGCCCAACAATCCATCAGGAATAACCTATTATTATTGCATCGTGTCGTTTAGCGCAGGTGCGGGCTGCAACGAAATTGTTTCGGATGCGGCTCAAATAGAAATTGTTGAGGGCATTCAAATCGATTCAAATCCTACCCCAACGCAAAGCTTATGTTTGGGTGGCGATTTGCCAAACCCTTTAACAGTAAGCCATTTGGGAGGCACGGGTACTATTTCGTATCAATGGTTTTCAAACAGCACGAACAGCAATACGGGCGGCACGGCCATTACCGGAGCGACAAATATAGATTACACGCCACCAACCTTCACCACCTCAGGCACTTATTATTATTACCTTGAAATTTCCTTAAACGGAAGTGGCTGCAGCGGTATTACCAGTAATGTCGCTGAAATTATAGTCGTGGACGACCCTGTGATTACCACACAGCCATTGGCCACCCAAACCCTTTGCCAAGGCATTACGCCCCAAACTCTCGAAGCTATAGTTTCTGGTGGATTAGGTAGCAATTACAATTATCAATGGTACAGCAATACCACCAACAGCAATACGGGTGGCTCGGTTATTTCCGGGGAGACAAACAGCAGCTTTATCCCACCGACCGATACTGTGGGCAGCTTTTATTACTATGTTGAAATCACCCAATCCGGAGCCGGATGTAGCGTAGTGAGCAATGTGGCCGAAGTTAATGTTAATGCTGCCCCAAACATCACCTCTCAACCCGTTTCAGAAGTGTATTGTTTTGGTGAAACCATCAATCCACTTTCCATTTCTTATGCCAATGGCGTGGGCACACCTGCCATTCAATGGTACGAAAATACGGTGGACGACAACACTACGGGAACGCCCATTTCTGGGGAAACCTCTACCAGTTTCACCCCGCCTTCAGCAACAATTGGAACGGTTTATTATTATGCTGTTGTTACTTTTTCATCGGGTGGCTGTACTGAAATCACCTCAAATACCGCAGAAATCACCATCAACCAAACGCCAAATATCACTCCGAAATCAGCAACCATTTGCAGCGGAAACGCTTTCAATATTTCACCCGACAATTCCAATGGCGACATTACTCCAACGGGCACCACTTATACGTGGACTGCCCCAGTGATTTCACCCGCTGGTACTATTACTGGTGCTTCCGCTGAAAGCAATCCGCAAAGCAATATCGGCCAAACACTAACCAACACCACCACAACCCCATCAACCGTAACATATACCGTTACGCCCACATCGGGCAACTGTGTGGGCAACACTTTTGATGTTACCATTACCGTCAATCCCTCTATTAGCATTACTTCCACGCAAACCAACAGCGATTGTTATTTGGCAAATTCAGGTGCTTTGGAAATCGAGATTACTGGTGGTGTACCGTTTTCAACCGGTAACCCGTATCAAATTACTTGGAGTGGACCAAATGGTTTTTCAAGCACCGATGAAGATATTTTCAACTTAGCTCCAGGTAATTATACTGTTGATATTTTAGATGATGGCGGCTGCCCGTTCACGGAAACCTTCACCATTACCGAACCCGATGAACTTATTTTCAGTAATATCGATTTCGACCCTGAAACCATTTCCTGCTTTGGAGCCGATGATGGCAGCATCGGCATCGATATATCGGGAGGCACGCCACCGTACAATTACAATTGGACCAGAAACGGTAGTGCCTTTTCAAACTCGGAAGATTTAACGAACCTCGCTCCTGGAACTTATGAGGTTACCGTAATTGATGCCAATAACTGTGCGCCCATTACCCAAAGTTTTTCTGTAATCGAACCTTCGGAATTAAACGTTAGCCTGGTAAATCAAGTCAATATTATTTGCTTTGGAGAGGCTACTGGCGAAATCAACATTTCGGTTGCTGGCGGAAGAACCATTGAAACATCTCCCGGAAATTTTGATTATTCCTATTCGTGGACGGGCCCGAACGGCTTTACGAGCAGCCTTCAGAATGTAACCGCTTTGTTTGCCGGAACCTATAATGTAACAGTAACCGATAGGTCGGGATGTACCGATACTTTGGAAGTGGTTTTGATTCAATCTGATGAAATCATTATTGATTACAGCACCACCGAAATTGAATGTTACGGCGACAACAATGCCTCGATTACCATCAACAACATTTCTGGCGGTAACCCACCGTACCAAGTGGCCTGGAGCAATTTGGGGTCGGGCATGTCCCAAACCAATCTCTCGGCCGGCACATACACCATAACCGTAACCGACGATACCAATTGCGAAAAAGAAGCCATAATCGTTATTGATGAAGCGCCTATTTTTAGGATTTCGCCCATGGTTGAAAACGTATCCTGTTTTGGCGAAAACGACGGACGCATCATTTTGAATTTGGAAGGCGGTATTGAACCCGTAAATCTTACTTGGAACGACGACCCAACGGCCGGAGTGGAACGCAACAATATTGGCCCGGGCACTTACACCGTTACCATTACCGACGGTACGCCCTGCGAAATTACCGAAACCTTCACCATTACCGAACCTGCCGAATTAACCCTTTCGGCCAACACCACCGACGCTTTAGATTGCGATGAGGCCAACTCTGGAAGCATCAATTTAATTGTTACCGGCGGTTCGTTGCCGTTTACTTATTCATGGTCCAACGGAGCGACTTCCGAAGATTTAAACAACATCCCACCGGGCAATTATGCCGTTACGATAACCGATGCCAATAATTGTCAAATTTCGGGCAACTGGAATATCAACCGTTTTGAACCGATAGCTTTGGAAGTGGGTACCGAAACGGATTTCAACTGCGACACCCGCGAAGTGAGCCAGTCGTTTATTGCACAAGTTTCGGGCGGTGTTCCGCCGTACAGCATTCAATGGTCAAGCGGAACGGTGAGCGGCACCAATGGAGAACGGATGAGTACCTCAACAAACGGCTTGGTTTCCATTGATGTTACCGACAGCTTGGGCTGCATGGCCCATTTTTCTTATAATGTGGATATTCCAGAGTTGGGCGATGCCGATTTCAATATTACTTCGAGTGCCTATAGTTCCTTCGGGTTTTATTCCATCGAAGATCCGATAGCATTTACCAATTTAGGCGATGGCGATTATATTTCTGTGACTTGGGATTTTGGCGATGGCGGTTTTTCTTCCGAAGAAAACCCCAGCCACACCTATATTAATAAGGGGAGTTATGAAGTAACACAAACCGTTACTTACCCTTTTGGCTGCGTGTACACCAAACATAGCACTTTGGTTATTGAAAAAGGATATAGCCTGATTATGCCCAACGCCTTCACACCCAACAACGATAATATGAATGCTTTTTTTGCACCAGAATCCATTGCATTAAGTAACATGGAATTCAATGTTTACGATACTTGGGGCAGTTTAATTTATTCTGAAAAAGGCGACAGTATAAAAGGTTGGGACGGTAAAGTGAACGACAACGAGGCCGAAAATGGCAACTATTATTTCACCTTTAGCGGCCAAACATTTTACGGAAAAACCATTACCCAAAAAGGTGCCTTTGTATCCATTAAATAA